Proteins encoded together in one Streptomyces umbrinus window:
- a CDS encoding response regulator transcription factor — translation MSIRVVVADDQALVRRGFAMILRVHHDIEVVAEAGTGVEAIEAVRRHRPDVILMDIRMPEMDGLEATSRILQEADWDTRVLILTTFDPDEYVYEALRSGASAFVLKDIPPEQLATAVRTVAEGGTLLAPSITRRFIDRFTQRRVNTVAAARLERLTGREGEIMTAVARGASNAEIAEQLSIGAATVKSHVSSILTKLGLRDRIQIVIFAYESGLVEAGDHDVGH, via the coding sequence GTGAGCATCCGCGTCGTCGTCGCCGACGACCAGGCGCTGGTACGCCGCGGCTTCGCCATGATTCTCCGGGTCCACCACGACATCGAGGTCGTTGCCGAGGCGGGGACCGGTGTCGAGGCGATCGAGGCCGTACGCCGTCATCGCCCCGACGTGATCCTCATGGACATCCGCATGCCCGAGATGGACGGCCTCGAAGCGACCTCCCGGATCCTTCAGGAGGCCGACTGGGACACCCGGGTGCTGATCCTGACCACCTTCGACCCGGACGAGTACGTCTACGAGGCGCTGCGCTCCGGTGCCAGTGCCTTCGTGCTCAAGGACATTCCCCCCGAACAACTCGCCACCGCCGTACGCACCGTGGCCGAGGGCGGGACACTGCTGGCCCCCTCGATCACCCGGCGCTTCATCGACCGGTTCACACAGCGCCGCGTCAACACCGTCGCCGCGGCACGCCTGGAAAGGCTCACCGGCCGCGAGGGCGAGATCATGACCGCCGTCGCCCGGGGCGCGAGCAACGCGGAGATCGCCGAGCAGTTGTCCATCGGCGCCGCCACCGTCAAATCACATGTGTCGAGCATCCTGACCAAACTCGGGCTGCGCGACCGGATCCAGATCGTGATCTTCGCCTACGAGAGCGGCCTCGTGGAAGCGGGCGACCACGACGTCGGCCACTGA
- a CDS encoding SDR family oxidoreductase: MKMTGNTILITGGTSGIGLGLALRLHEAGNKVIVAGRRKELLERITSEHPGIEALVLDVADPASIARAAESVATSHPQLNVLVNNAGIMLPENLLDPASLPVAEDHVTVNLLGAIRMTYAFLPLLEDKNDAVVMNVTSAPAFVPLPITPTYNATKAALHSFSESLRVQLTDSDVQVIEVAPPGVRTTLLGQQDDENAMALDDFLDETLTLLRDRPDAKEIVVERAKLVRHAEANGTYDDVLTMLASV, from the coding sequence ATGAAGATGACCGGCAACACGATCCTGATCACCGGCGGCACCTCGGGAATCGGGCTCGGCCTGGCGCTGCGCCTGCACGAGGCCGGGAACAAGGTGATCGTCGCGGGGCGGCGCAAGGAACTGCTCGAACGGATCACGAGCGAGCACCCGGGCATCGAGGCACTCGTCCTCGACGTCGCCGACCCCGCGTCGATCGCTCGCGCCGCCGAATCGGTCGCGACGAGCCATCCGCAGCTGAACGTCCTGGTCAACAACGCCGGCATCATGCTGCCCGAGAACCTCCTCGACCCCGCCTCCCTCCCGGTCGCCGAGGACCACGTCACAGTGAACCTGCTCGGCGCGATCCGGATGACGTACGCCTTCCTGCCCCTGCTGGAGGACAAGAACGACGCGGTCGTCATGAACGTCACCTCCGCGCCGGCGTTCGTGCCGCTGCCGATCACGCCGACCTACAACGCGACCAAGGCCGCGCTGCACTCCTTCTCCGAGAGCCTGCGTGTGCAGCTCACCGACAGCGACGTCCAGGTGATCGAGGTGGCCCCGCCGGGCGTGCGGACCACCCTGCTGGGCCAGCAGGACGACGAGAACGCCATGGCCCTGGACGACTTCCTCGACGAGACCCTCACCCTCCTGCGCGACCGGCCCGACGCCAAGGAAATCGTCGTGGAGCGCGCCAAGCTGGTGCGCCACGCCGAGGCCAACGGCACGTACGACGACGTCCTGACGATGCTCGCCAGCGTCTGA
- a CDS encoding IS5 family transposase — protein MARRKPWEVSDELWAVIEPLLPRHERRFRYPGRKRIDDRKTLQGVLFVLYTGIQWEYLPQELGFGSGPTCWRRPAEWQQAGVWEELQRVLLDRLRAADRLDFSRVTVDASHVQARRGRSSPKVGPSPVDRARPGSKHHVLTDAHGTPLRVSLTGGHRNDVTQLLPLVDGVPPVRGKRGRPRRKPRELDADRGYDHDSYRRRLRERGIVPKIARRGEPHGSGLGCIRWVAESPIAWLHGPRRLRTRWETRDDMHDAFLQLAHCMTLARKHPAF, from the coding sequence ATGGCGCGGCGGAAGCCGTGGGAGGTCAGTGACGAGTTGTGGGCGGTGATCGAGCCGCTGTTGCCAAGGCATGAACGGCGCTTCCGGTATCCGGGGCGCAAGCGGATCGATGACCGCAAGACGCTGCAGGGTGTGCTGTTCGTGCTGTACACCGGCATCCAGTGGGAGTACCTGCCGCAGGAGTTGGGGTTCGGTTCCGGTCCCACCTGCTGGCGTCGGCCGGCCGAGTGGCAGCAGGCCGGGGTGTGGGAGGAACTGCAGCGGGTCCTGCTGGACCGGTTACGGGCGGCGGACCGTCTGGACTTCTCCCGCGTCACCGTTGATGCCTCACACGTGCAGGCCAGGCGGGGGCGAAGCAGCCCAAAAGTGGGTCCGAGTCCGGTTGACCGTGCACGGCCGGGCTCGAAGCATCATGTCCTGACCGATGCGCATGGCACCCCGTTGCGGGTGTCGCTGACCGGCGGACACCGCAACGACGTCACCCAGCTTCTGCCCCTGGTCGACGGTGTGCCGCCGGTGCGGGGCAAGCGCGGGCGTCCCCGGCGCAAGCCGCGTGAGTTGGATGCCGACCGCGGCTACGACCACGACAGCTACCGCCGCCGACTGCGCGAGCGCGGCATCGTCCCGAAGATCGCCCGACGTGGCGAACCACACGGCTCGGGCCTGGGCTGCATCCGATGGGTCGCCGAGTCGCCCATCGCCTGGCTGCACGGCCCCCGACGCCTCCGCACTCGCTGGGAGACCCGAGACGACATGCACGACGCCTTCCTCCAGCTCGCACACTGCATGACTCTCGCCCGCAAGCATCCGGCTTTCTGA
- a CDS encoding GNAT family N-acetyltransferase has product MTLATPILHTARLRLRPFTDADADRLFALHSNSYVMRYWDSPPWNERARAERFIAMCRTMADEGTGARVAIDRASDGAFVGWCGLTGWNPDYRSASLGYVLDEAMWGHGYATETAHALLQWAFDTLDLNRVQAETDTRNVASARVLEKIGFMREGTLREDCVVNGEVSDSWVFGLIRREWRPAAVPIPAREERL; this is encoded by the coding sequence ATGACTTTGGCCACCCCCATATTGCACACCGCTCGCCTGCGGCTGCGCCCCTTCACCGACGCCGACGCGGACCGCCTCTTCGCGCTGCACAGCAACTCCTACGTGATGCGCTACTGGGACTCCCCGCCGTGGAACGAACGGGCCCGCGCCGAGCGCTTCATCGCGATGTGCCGGACGATGGCGGACGAAGGCACCGGAGCGCGGGTGGCCATCGACCGTGCTTCTGACGGGGCCTTCGTCGGCTGGTGCGGTCTGACCGGATGGAACCCGGACTACCGCAGCGCGTCGTTGGGCTACGTCCTCGACGAAGCGATGTGGGGCCACGGCTACGCGACGGAGACTGCGCACGCCTTGCTGCAATGGGCATTCGACACACTGGACCTGAACCGAGTTCAGGCCGAGACCGATACGCGCAACGTGGCATCCGCCCGGGTCCTGGAGAAGATCGGATTCATGCGTGAGGGCACGCTGCGGGAGGACTGCGTCGTGAACGGCGAGGTATCCGACTCGTGGGTGTTCGGGTTGATCAGGCGAGAGTGGCGGCCGGCGGCCGTGCCGATACCGGCCCGCGAAGAGCGGCTTTAA
- a CDS encoding CGNR zinc finger domain-containing protein, which yields MSARFPDFRLGKVLATSFTGTLSERHGDAVERIPTPNRLVDWLAVSGLAVESCTTAQLERAWELRESIHSAATAAARRDPLPVPAVQVINDCSRQGRATAVLTPEGNRQWRLGSASSVEDALGVIATDAISVIAGERDGKLALCASPTCQAAFFDTSQSRTRRWCEMNTCGNRQKKARFNASRHENPGSAK from the coding sequence ATGAGTGCTCGGTTCCCTGACTTCCGTCTCGGCAAGGTGCTGGCGACCAGCTTCACAGGGACCCTGTCGGAGCGTCATGGCGACGCTGTGGAGCGCATCCCCACTCCGAACCGACTCGTCGACTGGCTGGCCGTGAGTGGCCTCGCCGTGGAGTCCTGCACCACCGCCCAGCTCGAACGCGCTTGGGAGCTGAGGGAATCAATCCACTCCGCCGCGACAGCGGCCGCGCGCCGAGACCCTCTTCCTGTGCCTGCTGTCCAGGTCATCAATGACTGCAGCCGTCAGGGTCGGGCCACGGCTGTCTTGACGCCCGAGGGCAATCGGCAATGGCGACTTGGCTCGGCTTCCTCCGTGGAGGATGCCCTGGGCGTTATCGCCACCGACGCGATCAGCGTCATCGCAGGCGAAAGAGACGGAAAATTGGCCTTGTGCGCATCGCCAACCTGCCAAGCGGCCTTCTTCGACACCAGCCAAAGCCGCACCCGCAGATGGTGTGAGATGAACACGTGCGGGAATCGCCAGAAGAAGGCACGCTTCAATGCCTCCAGGCACGAGAACCCCGGATCAGCAAAGTAG
- a CDS encoding epoxide hydrolase family protein: MNRQTSDVHAFEAHATDADLDDLRARLAAARLPEAETVYRAAPDPRRWDQGVPLADLVDVVNYWRTGYNWRSFEKRLNQIGQFRTTIDELGIHFLHRRSARADATPLILTHGWPGSVAEFTHVIDELADPKSADAPAFHVVAPSLPGFGYSDKPATTGWGIEKIAAAWVELMGRLGYSKFVAHGGDWGGVITTVLGGRFPAHVLGIHTTTAQAPPGLAMDGLTAGERKWAEETRDFWGGPRAAYAKQQSTRPQTVGYSLVDSPVGLLAWILDKFAEWTDTENSPFETISRDRLLDDVTLYWLTRTGASSARIYYESHNSLDPELRVDVPSAISVYPRDIEKCPRAWAQERYRQIIRWRSPETGGHFPSLEVPQYFVKDLQEGLAAVLAAGGGRS; this comes from the coding sequence GTGAACCGTCAAACCAGCGACGTGCACGCATTCGAAGCCCACGCAACCGACGCCGACCTCGACGACCTGCGCGCGCGACTGGCCGCAGCACGGCTGCCGGAAGCCGAGACGGTCTATCGCGCCGCGCCCGACCCGCGCCGATGGGATCAGGGCGTTCCTCTCGCCGACCTCGTCGATGTCGTGAACTACTGGCGCACCGGGTACAACTGGCGGTCGTTCGAAAAGCGCCTCAACCAGATCGGCCAGTTCCGCACGACGATTGACGAACTGGGAATCCACTTCCTGCACCGCCGATCCGCCCGCGCGGACGCCACCCCTCTGATCTTGACGCACGGCTGGCCAGGCAGCGTTGCCGAGTTCACCCATGTCATAGACGAACTGGCGGATCCGAAAAGCGCAGACGCACCCGCGTTCCACGTCGTAGCCCCGTCGCTGCCAGGTTTTGGCTACAGCGACAAGCCGGCCACCACCGGCTGGGGAATCGAAAAGATCGCGGCCGCGTGGGTGGAACTGATGGGGAGGCTCGGCTACAGCAAGTTCGTAGCCCACGGCGGCGACTGGGGAGGTGTGATCACCACGGTCCTCGGCGGCAGGTTCCCGGCGCACGTTCTCGGCATCCACACAACGACCGCGCAGGCACCGCCCGGGTTGGCAATGGACGGGCTGACGGCGGGCGAGCGCAAATGGGCCGAGGAAACCCGCGATTTCTGGGGCGGCCCCCGCGCGGCGTACGCGAAGCAGCAGTCGACCCGACCGCAGACCGTCGGCTACTCGCTCGTCGACTCACCCGTCGGGCTTCTTGCCTGGATCCTTGACAAGTTCGCTGAATGGACGGATACCGAAAACAGCCCGTTCGAGACGATTTCCCGAGACAGGCTTCTTGACGACGTCACCCTGTATTGGCTGACGCGGACCGGCGCATCGTCGGCCCGCATCTACTACGAGAGCCACAACTCGCTCGACCCGGAACTTCGGGTCGATGTTCCGTCGGCAATCAGTGTGTATCCCCGCGACATCGAGAAGTGTCCGCGTGCCTGGGCACAGGAGCGGTACCGGCAGATCATCCGATGGAGGTCGCCCGAAACCGGGGGACATTTCCCGTCGCTGGAGGTTCCCCAGTATTTCGTCAAGGATCTACAAGAAGGCCTTGCGGCAGTGCTGGCCGCTGGCGGTGGTCGGTCGTGA
- a CDS encoding winged helix-turn-helix transcriptional regulator yields MTCPEVPPRAEYALTELGHTLGQVVHAMHAWAAAFARQHRE; encoded by the coding sequence ATGACGTGTCCGGAGGTGCCGCCACGGGCCGAGTACGCGCTCACCGAGTTGGGTCACACTCTCGGACAAGTCGTGCACGCCATGCACGCCTGGGCCGCAGCGTTCGCGAGACAGCACCGCGAATGA
- a CDS encoding zf-HC2 domain-containing protein, protein MSTQQHPNGELLGAYVLGVLATDERSTLEEHTAECEECRMELTALQEMEAALGEVPPEAFLEGPPEDGDLLLQRTLRQVRAEQASAWRRRSLAVGLGAAASAAILFLGGYAAGGNDPGSVTAAPPSTSPSAPPSTPSSPPQEGIRVAAATDSDTKASMTVELTPASEWVRVNASVAGVPIGERCRLVVVSKDGHQETAASWVVSPGPSPTASPRPGEGGLDGSAAVAPDEVEAVIVVNDQGKQYVGVDM, encoded by the coding sequence GTGAGCACACAACAGCATCCGAACGGCGAACTGCTCGGCGCCTACGTTCTGGGCGTCCTGGCGACCGACGAGCGGTCGACACTCGAGGAACACACCGCCGAGTGCGAGGAATGCCGAATGGAACTGACCGCGCTTCAGGAGATGGAGGCGGCGCTCGGCGAGGTTCCGCCAGAGGCGTTCCTGGAAGGTCCGCCCGAGGACGGGGACCTGCTGCTCCAGCGCACCCTTCGTCAGGTGCGCGCCGAGCAGGCGAGCGCCTGGCGGCGCCGGTCCCTGGCCGTGGGGCTGGGTGCCGCCGCGTCGGCGGCGATCCTGTTTCTCGGGGGCTACGCGGCAGGGGGGAACGATCCTGGAAGCGTCACAGCGGCCCCTCCCTCCACTTCCCCCTCCGCCCCACCGTCCACGCCGAGCTCGCCACCCCAGGAGGGGATCAGGGTCGCGGCGGCGACGGACAGCGACACAAAGGCCTCGATGACGGTGGAGCTCACTCCGGCGAGCGAGTGGGTCCGCGTGAACGCCTCGGTCGCCGGGGTCCCGATCGGTGAGCGGTGCCGGCTGGTGGTGGTCTCCAAGGACGGGCACCAGGAGACGGCCGCGAGCTGGGTCGTCTCGCCCGGCCCCTCCCCGACGGCCAGTCCCCGGCCCGGCGAGGGCGGCCTCGACGGCTCCGCCGCTGTGGCGCCCGACGAGGTCGAGGCGGTGATCGTGGTGAACGACCAAGGCAAGCAGTACGTCGGCGTCGACATGTGA
- a CDS encoding sigma-70 family RNA polymerase sigma factor: MAILRSRGPQATSHEALIRTLYAEHGKALLAYATRLTGDRASAEDVVQETLIRAWRHPEVIANPQGSLRGWLLTVARNIVTDRYRAKAARPNEVAETETVTPVHRDHSEEVVDSVVMMNALNQLKPEHRDVLVEIYYRGRTASEAAGRLGIPEGTVKSRAHHALKALRKLYSPSNPGSALKLRKVGAA; this comes from the coding sequence ATGGCGATCCTACGATCTCGTGGCCCACAGGCCACGAGTCATGAAGCATTGATCCGCACGCTCTACGCGGAGCACGGCAAGGCCCTGCTCGCCTACGCGACACGGCTGACCGGCGACCGGGCCTCCGCCGAGGACGTGGTGCAGGAAACACTGATCCGGGCCTGGCGACACCCCGAGGTCATCGCCAACCCGCAAGGATCACTGAGGGGTTGGCTGCTCACGGTGGCCCGGAACATCGTCACCGACCGGTACAGGGCCAAGGCGGCCCGCCCCAATGAGGTGGCCGAGACCGAGACGGTCACACCGGTCCACCGTGACCACTCCGAGGAGGTGGTCGACTCGGTGGTCATGATGAACGCGCTCAACCAGCTCAAGCCCGAACACCGGGACGTCCTGGTGGAGATCTACTACCGCGGCCGCACGGCGTCGGAAGCCGCGGGACGGCTGGGCATACCGGAGGGTACGGTCAAGTCCCGCGCCCATCACGCCCTCAAGGCATTGCGCAAGTTGTACTCCCCCAGCAACCCCGGGAGTGCCCTGAAGCTTCGAAAGGTGGGGGCGGCGTGA
- a CDS encoding lipase family protein: MSSLVVAGLTVPAYTAGAPEPTVGCDAADDAIYTSSAAAPGTPGQVISCRTTKLPHVPGNIPMNAWKVQYSSTNNVGGPVAVSGTVAVPKSEWRGPGPRPIVAFNPGTLGLGPQCAFSKQLAGEYQDAYEGDNISAALKAGYAVAATDGAGYLTGQTHPYVSGQDAGHTLLDIARAAPAVPGSGLDGKAPVGLWGYSEGGAASLWAAQLAASYAPDVKVVADASGGVPGDLKVVAKALDGGPFAGFLTDALVGLAAAHPQMPFDEIMNGTGKEAIEKAKSLCLVGTIANFAGQKVENYSTDQLSLDQMYALEGGDGTTWGEVVDRQKLGTGIGPRGSGAKYEIAFPVMQYRGLFDEVIPTETEDATRQAYCSAQVPTRWKTYPGEHLTADNQAVNDVVAWLGDRFAGETEYGNC, encoded by the coding sequence ATGAGCTCCCTCGTGGTGGCGGGGCTCACGGTTCCGGCCTACACGGCAGGAGCACCCGAGCCGACCGTCGGCTGTGACGCTGCGGACGACGCGATCTACACATCGTCGGCCGCCGCCCCCGGCACACCCGGCCAGGTCATCTCCTGCCGCACGACCAAGCTGCCGCACGTGCCCGGCAACATCCCCATGAACGCCTGGAAGGTGCAGTACAGCTCGACGAACAACGTCGGCGGGCCGGTGGCCGTCTCCGGTACGGTCGCGGTGCCGAAATCCGAGTGGCGGGGTCCGGGGCCGCGCCCGATCGTGGCGTTCAATCCCGGCACGCTGGGCCTCGGCCCCCAGTGCGCCTTCTCCAAGCAACTGGCCGGCGAGTACCAGGACGCGTACGAGGGCGACAACATCTCTGCAGCCCTGAAGGCCGGTTACGCCGTCGCCGCCACGGACGGGGCGGGCTATCTGACCGGGCAGACGCACCCGTACGTCTCCGGCCAGGACGCCGGGCACACACTGCTGGACATCGCCAGGGCCGCGCCCGCCGTACCCGGCAGCGGCCTGGACGGCAAGGCGCCGGTCGGCCTCTGGGGCTACTCGGAAGGCGGTGCGGCCAGCCTCTGGGCGGCGCAGCTGGCGGCCTCGTACGCACCCGATGTCAAGGTCGTCGCCGACGCCTCCGGAGGCGTCCCCGGTGATCTGAAGGTCGTAGCGAAGGCCCTGGACGGCGGTCCCTTCGCGGGCTTCCTCACGGACGCCCTGGTCGGCCTGGCAGCCGCGCACCCGCAGATGCCGTTCGATGAAATCATGAACGGCACCGGCAAGGAGGCAATCGAGAAGGCCAAGTCCCTGTGCTTGGTGGGAACCATCGCGAACTTCGCGGGACAGAAGGTCGAGAACTACAGCACGGACCAGCTTTCCCTCGACCAGATGTACGCCCTGGAGGGCGGTGACGGCACCACGTGGGGCGAGGTCGTGGACCGGCAGAAACTGGGCACAGGTATCGGGCCGAGGGGCTCGGGCGCCAAATACGAAATTGCCTTCCCCGTCATGCAGTACCGCGGGCTGTTCGACGAGGTGATCCCGACCGAGACCGAGGACGCGACCCGGCAGGCGTACTGCTCTGCCCAGGTGCCCACGCGCTGGAAGACCTATCCGGGCGAGCACCTGACCGCCGACAACCAGGCGGTGAATGATGTCGTCGCCTGGCTGGGCGACCGGTTCGCGGGGGAGACGGAATACGGCAACTGCTGA
- a CDS encoding transposase, which produces MAAAGNTAAAWQETGRPPTWTRRQLIDGIRWRTRTGAPWRDVPPHGVPAQLPCRPPNPSKNHAYDSRTNAPRSHSPHPDRRPQAHTFASPWRCRQRYGGPAP; this is translated from the coding sequence GTGGCCGCGGCTGGAAACACTGCTGCCGCATGGCAAGAAACCGGCCGGCCGCCGACGTGGACGCGTAGGCAGTTGATTGACGGCATAAGGTGGCGGACCCGGACTGGTGCGCCGTGGCGGGACGTGCCGCCTCACGGGGTCCCGGCCCAGCTACCGTGCCGTCCCCCGAACCCTTCGAAGAACCATGCGTACGACAGCCGCACAAACGCACCCCGATCCCACAGCCCCCACCCCGACCGGCGACCACAGGCACACACGTTCGCATCGCCCTGGCGATGCCGCCAGCGGTACGGGGGCCCCGCGCCCTGA
- a CDS encoding ROK family protein yields MKAGPSQEEIRRHNLGTLLRHVHIGGSMSRAVLAERMGLNRSTILGLVSELGSAGLVREELPRETGRAGRPSLVVRPESDRVYVLAFDVGVDRLAAARIGLGGVFLDYREIPVLPGRRNAGKVAEVLAGSALEMVGTARHGTYCVGVAAAVRGMVRRPDGLVRAAPHLGWEDEEFGEDLMRRLGLGLPVSVGNEASLAALAEHLRGAGTGCQDLVYLHGDIGIGGGVITGGQLLGGDCGYGGEIGHMVVNPRNGRPCGCGARGCLEAEAGERALLEAAQRNPSATGREAVRAVVEAADRGDITARAALHDVGDWLGIGVANLVNVLNPRTVIFGGTLREVFLGSAAQIRSRINRLALTASRENLRLRLGELGDDAVLIGAAELAFSEILVGPLETLARAGA; encoded by the coding sequence ATGAAAGCCGGTCCCTCGCAGGAGGAGATTCGCCGGCACAACCTCGGCACCCTGCTCCGTCATGTGCACATCGGCGGATCCATGTCGCGCGCCGTCCTGGCCGAGCGCATGGGACTCAACCGCAGCACCATCCTGGGCCTGGTGAGCGAGCTGGGCTCGGCCGGCCTCGTCCGCGAGGAACTGCCCCGCGAGACCGGCAGGGCGGGCCGGCCGTCCCTGGTCGTGCGGCCCGAGTCCGACCGCGTGTACGTCCTCGCCTTCGACGTGGGCGTGGACCGGCTGGCCGCCGCCCGCATCGGCCTTGGCGGGGTCTTCCTCGACTACAGGGAGATCCCCGTGCTTCCCGGCCGTCGCAACGCCGGCAAAGTGGCCGAGGTCCTCGCCGGCTCCGCGCTGGAAATGGTGGGCACAGCACGGCACGGCACCTACTGCGTCGGCGTGGCCGCCGCCGTCCGCGGGATGGTGCGCCGACCCGACGGCCTCGTCCGCGCTGCCCCCCACCTCGGCTGGGAGGACGAGGAGTTCGGCGAGGACCTCATGCGCCGACTGGGCCTCGGCCTTCCCGTCTCGGTGGGTAACGAGGCCAGTCTCGCTGCGCTCGCGGAACACCTGCGCGGTGCCGGAACCGGCTGCCAGGACCTCGTGTACCTGCATGGCGACATCGGCATCGGCGGCGGTGTCATCACCGGTGGCCAACTGCTGGGCGGCGACTGCGGATACGGCGGCGAGATCGGGCACATGGTCGTCAACCCGCGGAACGGCAGACCCTGTGGCTGCGGGGCGCGCGGCTGCCTCGAAGCCGAGGCAGGGGAACGCGCCCTGCTGGAGGCCGCACAGCGCAACCCGTCGGCCACCGGCCGCGAAGCCGTACGCGCCGTCGTCGAAGCGGCCGACCGGGGCGACATCACCGCCCGCGCCGCCCTGCACGACGTCGGCGACTGGCTCGGCATCGGCGTCGCCAACCTGGTCAATGTGCTCAACCCGCGCACGGTCATCTTCGGAGGGACGCTCCGCGAGGTGTTCCTCGGCTCGGCCGCCCAGATCCGCAGCCGTATCAACCGCCTTGCCCTCACAGCCTCCCGCGAGAACCTGCGGCTGCGACTGGGGGAACTCGGCGACGACGCGGTGCTCATCGGAGCCGCCGAACTCGCCTTCTCCGAGATCCTGGTCGGCCCTCTGGAGACGCTGGCCCGCGCCGGTGCATAG
- a CDS encoding sugar ABC transporter permease, whose translation MTAAVAPEKPELPRGPGMPKKNGAAGATSLRSVAQNYVDRVRGGELGALPAVLGLIVLCVFFAVLRPVFLSELNFANLLTQGAGSIAIAMGLVFVLLLGEIDLSAGYASGVCAAVLAILLTDHGWPWYGAASAAILTGTFIGLMLGLLVAKVGIPSFVVTLAAFLGFQGIVLMLLKEGTNISIRDETILAVANNNLSPALGWVLLAVSVGVYAAIQLRQNRNRRRRRLAPAPLTLLAVRIGGLAVLGAIAVHLLNQERSRNVIVDSLKGVPIVVPVIAVLLVAGTFLLQRTSFGLHIYAVGGNAEAARRAGINVAAIRISAFVICSSLAAVGGIIAASRGNSVDPNTGGSNVLLLAVGAAVIGGTSLFGGRGRVVDAVLGGMVVAVIQNGMGLMGYSSGVKYAVTGSVLLVAAGVDALSRRRAVQR comes from the coding sequence ATGACCGCCGCAGTCGCCCCCGAGAAGCCGGAACTGCCACGCGGTCCCGGTATGCCGAAGAAGAACGGAGCAGCCGGAGCCACGAGTCTGCGCTCGGTCGCCCAGAACTACGTCGATCGGGTACGGGGCGGCGAGTTGGGCGCCCTCCCCGCCGTACTCGGCCTGATCGTCCTGTGCGTGTTCTTCGCCGTCCTGCGCCCGGTCTTCCTGTCCGAGCTGAACTTCGCCAACCTGCTGACCCAGGGCGCGGGCAGCATCGCCATCGCCATGGGCCTGGTCTTCGTCCTCCTCCTCGGCGAGATCGACCTGTCCGCGGGGTACGCCAGCGGGGTCTGCGCCGCCGTCCTGGCCATCCTGCTCACCGACCACGGATGGCCCTGGTACGGCGCAGCCAGCGCGGCGATCCTCACCGGCACGTTCATCGGCCTGATGCTCGGCCTCCTGGTGGCGAAGGTCGGCATCCCCTCCTTCGTGGTCACACTGGCCGCCTTCCTGGGCTTCCAGGGCATCGTGCTGATGCTGCTCAAGGAAGGCACCAACATCTCGATCCGGGACGAGACGATCCTGGCTGTCGCCAACAACAACCTCTCCCCCGCGCTGGGTTGGGTACTGCTCGCCGTAAGTGTCGGGGTGTACGCGGCGATCCAACTCCGGCAGAACCGCAACCGCCGACGGCGCCGGCTCGCCCCCGCTCCACTCACCCTGCTCGCAGTCAGGATCGGCGGCCTGGCGGTGCTCGGTGCGATCGCCGTCCACCTGCTCAACCAGGAGCGCAGCCGCAACGTCATCGTCGACTCACTCAAGGGCGTGCCGATCGTGGTACCGGTCATCGCCGTCCTGCTCGTCGCCGGTACGTTCCTGCTCCAGCGCACCTCGTTCGGCCTGCACATCTACGCGGTGGGCGGCAACGCCGAAGCGGCCCGCCGGGCCGGCATCAACGTGGCAGCCATCCGGATCTCCGCATTCGTCATCTGCTCGTCGCTGGCCGCGGTCGGCGGCATCATCGCCGCGTCCCGGGGCAACTCGGTCGACCCCAACACCGGTGGCAGCAACGTACTGCTGCTGGCGGTCGGCGCCGCCGTGATCGGCGGGACAAGCCTGTTCGGCGGGCGGGGCAGGGTCGTTGACGCCGTGCTCGGCGGCATGGTCGTCGCGGTCATCCAGAACGGCATGGGCCTGATGGGGTACAGCTCAGGGGTCAAGTACGCTGTCACGGGTTCGGTTCTGCTGGTGGCCGCAGGCGTGGATGCGCTGTCCCGTCGCCGGGCCGTACAACGATGA